A genomic segment from Hyalangium gracile encodes:
- the treY gene encoding malto-oligosyltrehalose synthase, which translates to MSRQGLEEGSTAAAGAAERGVSIADRLFARVRDELLARTTPLSTYRVQLHQGFTFQDARAVVPYLSRLGVSDFYASPYLKATPGSTHGYDCVDHQHLNPEVGSPEEHKALCQALREKGMGQVLDVVPNHMGIERFNALWFDVLENGPSSVYAKYFDIDWAPVKSELRDKVLLPILGDQYGIVLENGELKLRYRNGAFFIHYYDHLLPLAPRQYGNVLRPGLRELEARLGEHHAHLIELQSILTAIEHLPARTETERAKVIERAREKEVIKRRLAMVVDASPEIATFVNACVDACNGTAGNPRSFDRLDGLLAGCSYRLAHWRVAGEEINYRRFFDINGLAAIRVEDPDVFEEAHARIFDWLRDGSVTGLRIDHPDGLFDPTAYFLRLQERFFLDRARARFQEEFGDSDTRWGVVEPRLAERWRTEVAEDASSPLRKALYVVVEKIQGGRERIPEAWAVHGTTGYRFANAVSGVFVQPAAEKPLTETYHRFIGEAVDFEELVRQKKQLIMRTAMSSEINMLAYELNRISEMNRRTRDFTLNSLRRALVDFIALFPVYRTYVDGWRPELDARDVQYIEWTIARAKERNATTNASIYDFLRDILLRRYPEHVNETERAVMLRFAMKLQQVTGPVMAKGLEDTSFYIYNRLVSLNEVGGEPEHFGMQPDVFHQRNGERAEHWPASLLTTSTHDTKRSEDVRARLNVLTELPEEWGQRVAHWARLNAAHVSTLPSGHAPSRNDEYLFYQTVAGAWPMGESLSEAELADFQRRVREYMAKAIKEAKVRTSWTNPDGDYDTAVARFVDACFDRKKSGAFLDDVRQLKRRIEKAGQLNALGQLVLKLASPGVVDTYQGCELWDLSLVDPDNRRPVDYALRARLLESLDGEAAADAPGLCSRLTASMDDGRVKLYTLAQGLRLRQRQAPLFRTGGYRELGLEGPRKTAALALAREHEGSVVLSVVPRFTLGALEEQGGLSKAYEGTFVTLPDAYAGMMFRDVFTGREVRAERGTTGGVVLPLSPLLAGFPVVLLERSTG; encoded by the coding sequence ATGTCGCGCCAAGGGCTGGAAGAGGGGAGTACCGCCGCGGCAGGGGCGGCGGAGCGTGGGGTGTCCATCGCCGACAGGCTGTTCGCGCGGGTTCGCGACGAGCTGCTGGCCCGGACCACTCCGCTATCCACGTACCGGGTGCAGCTCCACCAGGGCTTCACCTTCCAGGACGCCCGCGCCGTGGTGCCGTACCTGTCGCGCCTGGGGGTGAGTGACTTCTACGCCTCGCCGTACCTCAAGGCCACGCCGGGCAGCACCCACGGGTACGACTGCGTGGACCACCAGCACCTCAACCCCGAGGTGGGCTCGCCCGAGGAGCACAAGGCGCTGTGTCAGGCGCTGCGCGAGAAGGGCATGGGGCAGGTGCTGGATGTGGTGCCCAACCACATGGGCATCGAGCGCTTCAACGCCCTGTGGTTCGACGTGCTGGAGAACGGCCCGTCCTCCGTGTACGCGAAGTACTTCGACATCGACTGGGCGCCGGTGAAGTCGGAGCTGCGGGACAAGGTGCTCCTGCCCATCCTCGGAGACCAGTACGGCATCGTCCTGGAGAACGGCGAGCTGAAGCTGCGCTACCGCAACGGGGCCTTCTTCATCCATTACTACGACCACCTGCTCCCGCTGGCGCCCCGGCAGTACGGCAACGTGCTGCGGCCGGGCCTGCGGGAGCTGGAGGCGCGGCTGGGCGAGCACCACGCGCACCTCATCGAGCTCCAGTCCATCCTCACCGCCATCGAGCACCTGCCCGCGCGCACGGAGACGGAGCGGGCCAAGGTCATCGAGCGCGCCCGCGAGAAGGAGGTCATCAAGCGGCGGCTCGCGATGGTGGTGGATGCCAGCCCCGAGATCGCCACCTTCGTGAACGCCTGCGTGGACGCCTGCAACGGCACGGCGGGCAACCCGCGCTCGTTCGACAGGCTGGACGGGCTGCTGGCCGGGTGCAGCTACCGGCTGGCGCACTGGCGCGTGGCGGGCGAGGAGATCAACTACCGCCGCTTCTTCGACATCAACGGGCTGGCGGCCATCCGCGTGGAGGATCCGGACGTCTTCGAGGAGGCCCACGCGCGCATCTTCGACTGGCTGCGCGACGGCAGCGTCACGGGCCTGCGCATCGACCATCCGGACGGGCTGTTCGATCCCACCGCCTACTTCCTGCGGCTCCAGGAGCGCTTCTTCCTGGATCGGGCGCGCGCGCGCTTCCAGGAGGAGTTCGGTGACAGCGACACCCGCTGGGGCGTGGTGGAGCCGCGCCTGGCGGAGCGCTGGCGCACGGAGGTGGCCGAGGACGCCAGCTCGCCGCTGCGCAAGGCGCTCTACGTGGTGGTGGAGAAGATCCAGGGCGGCCGTGAGCGCATCCCCGAGGCGTGGGCGGTGCACGGCACCACCGGCTACCGCTTCGCCAACGCGGTGTCCGGCGTCTTCGTCCAGCCCGCGGCCGAGAAGCCCCTGACGGAGACGTACCACCGCTTCATCGGCGAGGCGGTCGACTTCGAGGAGCTGGTCCGCCAGAAGAAGCAGCTCATCATGCGCACGGCGATGTCGAGCGAGATCAACATGCTCGCCTACGAGCTGAACCGCATCTCGGAGATGAACCGCCGGACGCGGGACTTCACGCTCAACAGCCTGCGCCGGGCGCTGGTGGACTTCATCGCGCTGTTCCCCGTCTACCGCACCTACGTGGACGGGTGGCGGCCGGAGCTGGACGCTCGGGACGTGCAGTACATCGAGTGGACCATCGCGCGCGCCAAGGAGCGCAACGCCACCACCAACGCCAGCATCTACGACTTCCTGCGGGACATCCTGCTGCGGCGCTACCCGGAGCACGTGAACGAGACGGAGCGCGCCGTCATGCTCCGCTTCGCCATGAAGCTGCAGCAGGTGACGGGGCCGGTGATGGCCAAGGGCCTGGAGGACACCTCCTTCTACATCTACAACCGGCTCGTCTCGCTCAACGAGGTGGGCGGGGAGCCCGAGCACTTCGGCATGCAGCCGGACGTGTTCCACCAGCGCAACGGCGAGCGCGCGGAGCACTGGCCGGCCAGCCTGCTCACTACCAGCACCCACGACACCAAGCGCAGCGAGGACGTGCGGGCGCGGCTGAACGTGCTCACCGAGCTGCCCGAGGAGTGGGGCCAGCGCGTGGCGCACTGGGCCAGGCTCAACGCGGCCCACGTCAGCACGCTGCCGAGCGGACATGCGCCCTCGCGCAACGACGAGTACCTCTTCTATCAGACGGTGGCGGGCGCCTGGCCCATGGGCGAGTCCCTCTCCGAGGCGGAGCTTGCGGACTTCCAGCGCCGCGTGCGCGAGTACATGGCCAAGGCCATCAAGGAGGCCAAGGTCCGCACCTCGTGGACCAACCCGGACGGCGACTACGACACGGCGGTGGCGCGCTTCGTGGACGCGTGCTTCGACCGGAAGAAGAGCGGCGCCTTCCTGGACGACGTGCGCCAGCTCAAGCGCCGCATCGAGAAGGCCGGCCAGCTCAACGCCCTGGGGCAGCTGGTGCTCAAGCTGGCCTCGCCCGGCGTGGTGGACACCTACCAGGGCTGCGAGCTGTGGGACTTGTCCCTCGTGGATCCGGACAACCGCCGCCCGGTGGACTACGCGCTGCGCGCGCGGCTGCTGGAGTCGCTGGACGGCGAGGCCGCCGCGGACGCGCCCGGCCTGTGCTCCCGGCTGACGGCGAGCATGGACGATGGGCGGGTGAAGCTCTACACGCTCGCCCAGGGCCTGCGGCTGCGCCAGCGCCAGGCCCCGCTCTTCCGCACCGGTGGCTACCGGGAGCTGGGGCTGGAAGGACCCAGGAAGACGGCGGCGCTGGCCCTGGCCCGGGAGCACGAGGGCTCGGTGGTGCTCTCCGTCGTGCCGCGCTTCACGCTGGGCGCGCTGGAGGAGCAGGGCGGGCTCTCCAAGGCGTATGAAGGCACTTTCGTGACGCTTCCGGACGCCTATGCGGGCATGATGTTCCGGGACGTCTTCACCGGGCGCGAGGTGCGGGCGGAGCGCGGGACGACGGGTGGCGTGGTGCTGCCCCTCTCGCCGCTCCTCGCGGGCTTCCCGGTCGTCCTGCTGGAGAGGAGCACCGGATGA
- a CDS encoding SWIB/MDM2 domain-containing protein, giving the protein MAAKKAAAAKKTTAAAKKAPAAKKAAGGAKRKPNAAFMKEFTPTAELAAVVGDKPLPRTAVIKKLWDYFKKNGLNQGQLINLDDNLKKVYGNKKQIKMTEVAGAFKHLKE; this is encoded by the coding sequence ATGGCCGCTAAGAAGGCTGCTGCTGCGAAGAAGACCACTGCTGCTGCGAAGAAGGCTCCCGCCGCCAAGAAGGCCGCTGGTGGCGCCAAGCGCAAGCCGAACGCCGCGTTCATGAAGGAGTTCACTCCCACGGCCGAGCTCGCCGCCGTCGTTGGCGACAAGCCGCTGCCGCGCACCGCGGTCATCAAGAAGCTCTGGGACTACTTCAAGAAGAACGGTCTGAACCAGGGCCAGCTCATCAACCTGGACGACAACCTCAAGAAGGTCTACGGCAACAAGAAGCAGATCAAGATGACCGAGGTCGCCGGGGCCTTCAAGCACCTGAAGGAGTAG
- a CDS encoding HAD family hydrolase has protein sequence MPAKAAFYDVDGTLVRTNIVHVYAYYAMNRGSLLGTAGRSLVTAASLPLFGALDVINRKVFNEFFYRYYEGLTEDRLLTVAEDMFEDVLKPALYEQSKDLIAEARRAGCRIVLVTGALDFTMRPLARYLGADELIANKMQFVGGHATGKVIPPIIEGANKANAIRDYCAREGLSLAHCHGYSDSASDYAMLAIVGRPTAVNPDMRLRQLARAYNWPILDLK, from the coding sequence ATGCCCGCCAAAGCTGCCTTCTACGATGTCGACGGGACGCTCGTGAGGACGAACATCGTCCACGTCTACGCCTATTACGCCATGAACCGGGGTTCGCTCCTGGGCACGGCCGGGCGCAGTCTCGTGACGGCCGCCAGCCTGCCCCTGTTCGGCGCCCTGGACGTCATCAACCGCAAGGTCTTCAACGAGTTCTTCTACCGCTACTACGAGGGCCTGACCGAGGACCGCCTGCTCACGGTGGCCGAGGACATGTTCGAGGACGTGCTCAAGCCCGCCCTCTACGAGCAGTCGAAGGACCTCATCGCCGAGGCCCGCCGCGCCGGCTGCCGCATCGTCCTGGTCACCGGAGCGCTGGACTTCACCATGCGCCCGCTCGCCCGCTACCTGGGCGCCGACGAGCTCATCGCCAACAAGATGCAGTTCGTGGGCGGCCACGCCACCGGCAAGGTGATTCCCCCCATCATCGAGGGGGCCAACAAGGCCAACGCCATCCGGGACTACTGCGCGCGCGAGGGGCTGTCGCTGGCCCACTGCCACGGGTACTCGGACAGCGCCTCGGACTACGCCATGCTGGCCATCGTCGGCCGGCCCACGGCGGTCAACCCGGACATGCGCCTGCGACAGCTGGCGCGGGCCTACAACTGGCCCATCCTCGACCTGAAGTGA
- a CDS encoding lactate racemase domain-containing protein yields MRPIKTLQKLYDEESQVVITEKGSPPRVLFSGENFLQEDLPVGTRVIFPRPPMAGVPNVKAAIRWAINHPENMEPLHALMRPGMKLTCVIDDISVPLPPMVTPDVRQTILEVVLELAADSGVDDIHLVIANALHRRMTEAEMRRMVGEKIHNAYYPDRYYNHDAEDPDGIVEMERTLHNEVVALNRRVAESDLVVYVNVNFVPMNGGHKSMGTGVTNYASLRAHHNPKTIRDSDSYMEPKTSALYKSNSRIGTVIDKNLKVFHIETTLNNRMFGAPLEFLGKKEEDYTEADRLRLQALLFGLKHAPRAAARKIFNAVPAPYEVTGVFAGATEPVHAKTLEMSWKQYSVPVEGQSDIVIFPIPFISPYSVNSILNPLLLQVMGLGYFFNLNRGVPLVKKGGVLILLHPAFDEFDPVQHPSYIEFFNRLLPETRDSMKLEHKYEREFAENPSYVHLYRKGNAYHGVHPFYMWYWGENGRQHVGKVIVAGAENNHVPELLGWDRTDTLTEAIEEARGFMGRSATISLLRIAPTLLADVKL; encoded by the coding sequence ATGCGCCCCATCAAGACGCTCCAGAAGCTCTACGACGAGGAAAGTCAGGTCGTCATCACCGAGAAGGGCAGCCCCCCGCGAGTGCTCTTCTCCGGAGAGAACTTCCTGCAGGAGGACCTGCCGGTCGGCACGCGCGTCATCTTCCCGCGGCCGCCCATGGCCGGCGTGCCCAACGTGAAGGCCGCCATCCGCTGGGCCATCAACCACCCGGAGAACATGGAGCCGCTGCACGCGCTCATGCGCCCGGGCATGAAGCTCACCTGCGTCATCGACGACATCTCCGTGCCGCTGCCGCCCATGGTGACGCCGGACGTGCGGCAGACCATCCTCGAGGTGGTGCTGGAGCTGGCCGCCGACAGCGGCGTGGACGACATCCACCTGGTCATCGCCAACGCCCTGCACCGCCGCATGACGGAGGCGGAGATGCGGCGCATGGTGGGCGAGAAGATCCACAACGCCTACTACCCGGACCGCTACTACAACCACGACGCGGAGGACCCCGACGGCATCGTGGAGATGGAGCGCACCCTGCACAACGAGGTGGTGGCGCTCAACCGCCGCGTGGCCGAGAGCGACCTGGTCGTCTACGTGAACGTCAACTTCGTGCCCATGAACGGCGGCCACAAGTCCATGGGCACCGGCGTGACGAACTACGCCAGCCTGCGCGCGCACCACAACCCGAAGACCATCCGGGACTCGGACAGCTACATGGAGCCGAAGACGAGCGCGCTCTACAAGAGCAACTCGCGCATCGGCACCGTCATCGACAAGAACCTCAAGGTCTTCCACATCGAGACGACGCTGAACAACCGCATGTTCGGCGCCCCCCTGGAGTTCCTCGGCAAGAAGGAGGAGGACTACACGGAGGCAGACCGGCTCAGGCTCCAGGCGTTGCTGTTCGGCCTGAAGCACGCCCCGCGCGCGGCGGCGCGGAAGATCTTCAACGCCGTGCCGGCCCCGTACGAGGTGACGGGCGTGTTCGCCGGCGCCACCGAGCCCGTCCACGCCAAGACGCTGGAGATGAGCTGGAAGCAGTACTCCGTGCCGGTGGAGGGGCAGAGCGACATCGTCATCTTCCCCATCCCCTTCATCTCGCCCTACAGCGTCAACTCCATCCTCAACCCGCTACTCTTGCAGGTGATGGGGCTGGGCTACTTCTTCAACCTGAACCGGGGCGTGCCGCTGGTGAAGAAGGGCGGCGTGCTCATCCTGCTGCACCCGGCGTTCGACGAGTTCGATCCCGTGCAGCACCCCAGCTACATCGAGTTCTTCAACCGGCTGCTGCCGGAGACGCGCGACTCGATGAAGCTGGAGCACAAGTACGAGCGGGAGTTCGCGGAGAACCCCTCGTACGTGCACCTGTACCGCAAGGGCAACGCCTACCACGGCGTGCACCCCTTCTATATGTGGTACTGGGGCGAGAACGGCCGCCAGCACGTGGGCAAGGTCATCGTCGCCGGTGCCGAGAACAACCACGTGCCCGAGCTGCTCGGCTGGGACCGGACGGACACCCTGACCGAAGCCATCGAAGAGGCCCGCGGCTTCATGGGTCGCTCCGCCACCATCAGCCTGCTGCGCATCGCGCCAACCCTGCTCGCGGACGTGAAGCTCTGA
- a CDS encoding AMP-binding protein yields MTQLPELNVSQVFTGKRLLFAGSTGFVGKVTLCMLLARYGQELDKLYVLVRKGSAASAERRFFDKVATSEPFQPLRDAYGEEGALEFIRKKCEVLDGDITDPLMGLEPPQAEALTGKVAAIVNCAGLVSFNPSLEVGLNVNTHGVKNAVELALKWNAPLIHMSTAFVAGNRSGLVFEDEEVLGYFPKKDELDGRDFSLEQELKDAERIVARLREQADDKALTSLFRKKALDRLEEEGRDASDEKTLRLAVGRERKLWLSGELVRAGMERALHWGWPNTYTYTKSLGEQVLAATPGLRYSIVRPSIVESAQHFPFPGWNEGFTTSAPLAFMGLKGQRSIPAGERTILDTVPVDHVAGATIGITAHALTVEERRVYHMASGDLNPFYASRSVELVGLYRRRYYRNKETGNALVNAVRSRVEPVPVSRQEFERFSAPAFIKGARLLKRVIDEVRPTWGAPAVQALLDRTKVKLDDVVEQASSLSSLIDLFLPFLWENRYVFRCDNTRSVYARMAHSDRAKIPWSPETIDWRTYWLETHLPGLEKWVFPGLEEETQRRTVIPAHRDLLELFEASVHAWRHRVAFRMFAKEKEERFTYGEVHRYASRVGSALLRAGVKHGDRVLLVSENRPEWAISYFGILRAGATVVPVDPALTEAEVVNIVRRAEAKVCLISEQAMQEDFPNLVATLTEGERPTLVLTLAEAMSGDPAHPDRIGPVRKTAAADDVASLIFTSGTTGTPKGVMLTHRNFAALVAKLAGAFNIGVGDGLVSVLPLHHTFEFSAGFLTPFSRGAEITYIDELTADRLGDVFETGRVTAMVGVPALWQLLHRKITQEMASRPAVVEQALKALMASHGELRNRSSVNLGKLLFWPVHRKFGGKVKFLVSGGSALPDEVHKAFHALGFNITEGYGLTEAAPVLAVAEPTNKRQPGTVGKPLPGIEIRIDQPDNEGIGEVLAKGPNIMAGYFGDREATEAVIKEGWLHTGDLGRLDAEGRLYLVGRKKDVIIDANGKNVYPDELEDLYGIHTHVKELSIVGLPEDGGGEKVACLCVPDYKERPREEVRRELEEHFRNVSADMPFYRRVKVLRFWDGELPRTSTRKVKRKLVVEELKRLERLASSGEKARERVAQPGTGGVSDWLYPLIAEVVNRPVGDVRPDARLSVDLGFDSLMLTELSVALEQAGVPLPAVNDLTQVQTVEDLRKLIVASGRRPAAEARAKEISEDHKRTEEMEIPVPEVVANVGRQLLSFGQKVLYGGMFDVKVTGKQFVPQNRNFLVIANHTSHLDAGLIRTVLEEQGQKTVALAARDYFFDTALKRAYFENFTDLIPMDRHGSLRESLRLAGESLRLGYNLLIFPEGTRSTTGELLEFKPTLGYLALTYEVDVLPLYLKGTFEALPKGTMFPKSKELEVHIGPVLRYGDLRTKTQGMARSESYRYATRLAEEAVKALRAGRVLNLDAAATTEEQRRALGSTGGQDA; encoded by the coding sequence ATGACTCAGCTGCCCGAACTGAACGTCTCCCAGGTCTTCACCGGCAAGCGCCTGCTGTTCGCCGGCTCCACGGGCTTCGTGGGGAAGGTGACGCTGTGCATGCTCCTGGCCCGCTATGGGCAGGAGCTGGACAAGCTCTACGTGCTCGTGCGCAAGGGCAGTGCCGCCTCCGCCGAGCGCCGCTTCTTCGACAAGGTGGCCACCAGCGAGCCCTTCCAGCCGCTGCGTGACGCCTATGGCGAGGAAGGCGCCCTGGAGTTCATCCGCAAGAAGTGCGAGGTGCTGGACGGCGACATCACCGATCCGCTCATGGGCCTGGAGCCGCCGCAGGCCGAGGCGCTCACCGGCAAGGTGGCCGCCATCGTCAACTGCGCGGGCCTGGTGTCCTTCAACCCCTCGCTGGAGGTGGGCCTCAACGTCAACACCCACGGCGTGAAGAACGCGGTGGAGCTGGCGCTGAAGTGGAACGCCCCCCTCATCCACATGTCCACCGCCTTCGTCGCGGGCAACCGCAGCGGGCTCGTCTTCGAGGACGAGGAGGTGCTGGGCTACTTCCCCAAGAAGGACGAGCTGGACGGGCGAGACTTCAGCCTGGAGCAGGAGCTGAAGGACGCCGAGCGCATCGTCGCGCGGCTGCGCGAGCAGGCCGACGACAAGGCCCTCACCTCCCTCTTCCGCAAGAAGGCGCTGGACCGGCTGGAGGAGGAGGGCCGCGACGCCTCGGACGAGAAGACGCTGCGCCTGGCCGTGGGCCGTGAGCGCAAGCTGTGGCTGTCGGGCGAGCTGGTGCGCGCCGGCATGGAGCGCGCGCTGCACTGGGGCTGGCCCAACACGTACACGTACACCAAGAGCCTGGGCGAGCAGGTGCTGGCCGCCACGCCGGGCCTGCGCTACTCCATCGTCCGCCCCTCCATCGTCGAGAGCGCCCAGCACTTCCCCTTCCCCGGGTGGAACGAGGGCTTCACCACCTCCGCGCCGCTGGCGTTCATGGGCCTCAAGGGCCAGCGCAGCATCCCCGCCGGCGAGCGCACCATCCTGGACACCGTGCCCGTGGACCACGTGGCCGGAGCCACCATCGGCATCACGGCCCACGCGCTCACGGTGGAGGAGCGGCGCGTCTACCACATGGCCTCCGGGGACCTGAACCCCTTCTATGCCAGCCGCTCCGTGGAGCTGGTGGGCCTGTACCGCCGCCGCTACTACCGCAACAAGGAGACGGGCAACGCGCTGGTGAACGCGGTGCGCTCGCGCGTGGAGCCCGTGCCCGTGTCGCGCCAGGAGTTCGAGCGCTTCAGCGCGCCGGCCTTCATCAAGGGCGCCAGGCTGCTCAAGCGGGTCATTGACGAGGTGCGGCCCACCTGGGGCGCGCCCGCCGTGCAGGCCCTGCTGGACCGCACCAAGGTGAAGCTGGATGACGTCGTCGAGCAGGCCTCCAGCCTGTCGTCCCTGATCGATCTGTTCCTCCCGTTCCTCTGGGAGAACCGCTACGTCTTCCGCTGCGACAACACGCGCTCGGTGTACGCGCGCATGGCGCACTCCGACAGGGCGAAGATCCCCTGGAGCCCGGAGACGATCGACTGGCGCACGTACTGGCTGGAGACGCACCTGCCCGGCCTGGAGAAGTGGGTGTTCCCCGGCCTGGAGGAGGAGACGCAGCGGCGCACCGTCATCCCCGCGCACAGGGACTTGCTGGAGCTGTTCGAGGCCTCCGTGCACGCGTGGCGGCACCGGGTGGCCTTCCGCATGTTCGCCAAGGAGAAGGAGGAGCGCTTCACCTACGGCGAGGTGCACCGCTACGCCAGCCGCGTGGGCAGCGCCCTGCTGCGCGCCGGGGTGAAGCACGGGGATCGGGTGCTGCTCGTGTCGGAGAACCGGCCCGAGTGGGCCATCTCCTACTTCGGCATCCTGCGCGCGGGCGCCACCGTCGTCCCGGTGGATCCGGCGCTCACCGAGGCGGAGGTGGTCAACATCGTCCGCCGCGCCGAGGCCAAGGTGTGCCTCATCTCCGAGCAGGCCATGCAGGAGGACTTCCCGAACCTGGTGGCCACGCTGACGGAGGGCGAGCGCCCCACGCTCGTGCTCACCCTGGCCGAGGCCATGTCCGGGGATCCGGCGCACCCGGATCGCATCGGGCCGGTGCGCAAGACGGCGGCGGCCGATGACGTGGCCAGCCTCATCTTCACCTCCGGCACCACGGGCACGCCCAAGGGCGTCATGCTGACGCACCGCAACTTCGCCGCGCTGGTGGCGAAGCTGGCCGGGGCGTTCAACATCGGCGTGGGAGACGGGCTCGTCTCCGTGCTGCCGCTGCACCACACCTTCGAGTTCTCCGCCGGCTTCCTCACGCCGTTCTCGCGTGGCGCGGAGATCACCTACATCGACGAGCTGACGGCGGACCGGCTGGGCGACGTGTTCGAGACGGGCCGCGTGACGGCGATGGTGGGCGTGCCGGCGCTGTGGCAGCTCTTGCACCGGAAGATCACCCAGGAGATGGCCAGCCGCCCGGCGGTGGTGGAGCAGGCGCTCAAGGCGCTCATGGCCTCGCACGGGGAGCTGCGCAACCGCAGCTCGGTGAACCTGGGCAAGCTGCTGTTCTGGCCGGTGCACCGCAAGTTCGGCGGGAAGGTGAAGTTCCTGGTGTCGGGCGGCTCGGCGCTGCCGGACGAGGTGCACAAGGCCTTCCACGCGCTGGGCTTCAACATCACCGAGGGCTACGGCCTCACCGAGGCGGCGCCGGTGCTCGCGGTGGCCGAGCCCACCAACAAGCGCCAGCCGGGCACGGTGGGCAAGCCGCTGCCGGGCATCGAGATCCGCATCGATCAGCCGGACAACGAGGGCATCGGCGAGGTGCTGGCCAAGGGCCCCAACATCATGGCCGGCTACTTCGGGGACCGCGAGGCCACCGAGGCGGTCATCAAGGAGGGCTGGCTGCACACCGGAGACCTGGGGCGGCTGGACGCCGAGGGCCGGCTCTACCTGGTGGGCCGCAAGAAGGACGTCATCATCGACGCCAACGGGAAGAACGTGTACCCGGACGAGCTCGAGGATCTCTACGGCATCCACACGCACGTCAAGGAGCTGTCCATCGTCGGCCTGCCGGAGGACGGCGGGGGCGAGAAGGTCGCCTGCCTGTGCGTGCCGGACTACAAGGAGCGGCCGCGCGAGGAGGTACGCCGCGAGCTGGAGGAGCACTTCCGCAACGTGAGCGCGGACATGCCCTTCTACCGGCGGGTGAAGGTGCTGCGCTTCTGGGACGGCGAGCTGCCCCGCACCTCCACGCGCAAGGTGAAGCGCAAGCTGGTGGTGGAGGAGCTCAAGCGGCTGGAGCGGCTGGCCTCCTCGGGCGAGAAGGCCCGCGAGCGGGTGGCGCAGCCGGGCACGGGCGGGGTGAGCGACTGGCTCTACCCGCTCATCGCCGAGGTGGTGAACCGGCCGGTGGGGGACGTGCGGCCGGACGCGCGGCTCTCGGTGGACCTGGGCTTCGACTCGCTGATGCTGACGGAGCTCTCGGTGGCGCTGGAGCAGGCCGGCGTGCCGCTGCCCGCGGTGAATGACCTGACGCAGGTGCAGACGGTGGAGGACCTGCGCAAGCTCATCGTCGCCTCCGGGCGCCGGCCGGCGGCGGAGGCTCGGGCGAAGGAGATCTCCGAGGACCACAAGCGCACCGAGGAGATGGAGATCCCCGTGCCGGAGGTGGTGGCGAACGTGGGCCGCCAGCTGCTCAGCTTCGGGCAGAAGGTGCTGTACGGCGGCATGTTCGACGTGAAGGTGACGGGCAAGCAGTTCGTGCCGCAGAACCGGAACTTCCTGGTCATCGCCAACCACACCAGCCACCTGGACGCGGGCCTCATCCGCACGGTGCTGGAGGAGCAGGGCCAGAAGACGGTGGCGCTGGCGGCGCGCGACTACTTCTTCGACACGGCGCTCAAGCGGGCCTACTTCGAGAACTTCACGGACCTCATCCCCATGGACCGGCACGGCAGCCTGCGCGAGTCGCTGCGCCTGGCGGGCGAGTCGCTGCGCCTGGGCTACAACCTGCTCATCTTCCCGGAGGGGACGCGCTCCACCACCGGAGAGCTGCTCGAGTTCAAGCCGACGCTGGGCTACCTGGCGCTCACGTATGAGGTGGACGTGCTGCCGCTCTACCTCAAGGGCACCTTCGAGGCGCTGCCCAAGGGCACCATGTTCCCGAAGTCCAAGGAGCTCGAGGTGCACATCGGGCCGGTGCTGCGGTACGGGGACTTGAGGACGAAGACGCAGGGCATGGCGCGCTCGGAGAGCTACCGGTACGCCACGCGGCTGGCGGAGGAGGCGGTGAAGGCGCTGAGGGCCGGCCGGGTGCTGAACCTGGATGCGGCGGCGACGACGGAGGAGCAGCGGCGGGCGCTGGGCTCCACGGGAGGGCAGGACGCGTGA